The Saccharopolyspora gregorii genomic interval GCGGCAGAAGTAGCGACAGACAGCGGAATCACGCCCAGTCGAAGGTCTTGGTGACCGCCTTCTGCCACTGGCCGTACTCGTGCGCCCGCCGCTCCTCCGGCATGACCGGGTCCCACTGCTTGTCTTTGGCCCAGTTGGAGCGGATGTCGTCCTCCCCGGCCCAGAATCCGACGGCGAGCCCGGCGGCGTAGGCGGCGCCGAGCGCGGTGGTCTCGCTGACGACCGGCCGGATCACCGGGACGCCGAGGATGTCGGCCTGGAACTGCATGAGCAGTTCGTTGCCGACCATGCCGCCGTCGACCTTCAGCGACTTCAGCGGGACGCCGGAGTCGGCGTTCATGGCCTCGATGACCTCGCGGGTCTGGAAGGCGGTGGCTTCGAGCACGGCGCGGGCGAGGTGGCCGCGGTTGACGAAGCGGGTGAGCCCGACGATGGCGCCGCGCGCGTCGGACCGCCAGTGCGGGGCGAACAGCCCGGAGAAGGCGGGCACGAAGTAGGCGCCGCCGTTGTCCTCGACGCTGCGCGCGATCTGCTCGATCTCCGGGGCGCTGCCGATCAGCCCGAGGTTGTCCCGCAGCCACTGCACCAGCGAGCCGGTGACCGCGATGGAGCCTTCCAGGCAGTACACCGTGTCCTTCGAGCCGATCTTGTACCCGACGGTGGTGAGCAGCCCGTTGTCGCTCAGCACGGGCTCGGTCCCGGTGTTGAGCAGCAGGAAGTTGCCGGTCCCGTAGGTGTTCTTGGCTTCACCGGGCGACAGGCAGGCCTGGCCGAAGGTGGCGGCCTGCTGGTCGCCGAGGATGCCCGCGATGGGGAGTCCGCCGAACACGCCGCGCTCGCGGAAGTGCCCGTAGACCTCGGAGGAGGAGCGGATCTCCGGCAGCATCGAGGTGGGGACGCCGATCTGGCGGCAGATGTCCTCGTCCCACTCCAGCTTCTCCAGGTCCATCAGCAGGGTCCGGGAGGCGTTGGTGGGGTCGGTGACGTGCAGGCCGCCGTCGGGGCCGCCGGTGCTGTTCCACAGCACCCAGGTGTCCATGTTGCCGAACAGCAGCTCGCCCTTCTCGGCGCGGGCGCGGACCCCGTCCACGTTGTCCAGGATCCAGCGGATCTTGGTGCCGGAGAAGTACGGCGAGAGGGTGAGGCCGGTCTTGGCGTGGAACCGGTTCTGCCCGCCTTCCTCGGCGAGCTCGCCGACGATGGCGTCGGTGCGGGTGTCCTGCCAGACGATGGCGTTGTAGACGGGCTTGCCGGTGGTCTTGTCCCACACGACGGTCGTCTCGCGCTGGTTGGTGATGCCGACGGCGGCGATCTCGGAGGTCACCAGGTCGGCCTTGGCGAGCGCCCCCGCGCACACCTGGCGGGTGTTGCTCCAGATCTCCTCCGGGTCGTGCTCCACCCAGCCCGCCTTGGGGAAGATCTGCCGGTGCTCGACCTGGTCGACGGCCACGACGCGCCCGCCGTGGTCGAAGATCATGCAGCGGGTGGAGGTGGTGCCCTGGTCGATCGCGGCGACGTAGGAGGCCATGATGTCGTCCTTTTCGATGGATTCCGAGATGTGCGTGGGCTCGGGGTGAGTGTCACCCGCCCGGCCCGGTCGGGCAGCCCCCCGGTGCGGGAACCGCGCGGTGCGGGCCCGGTCGGAGGGCCCGCACCGCGGGGGACGTGGCCGCGGCTCAGGTCGCGGGCAGCACCAGGGCGACCGCGCCCGCGAGCACCCCGCCGATGATCGGCCCGGCGACGGGGACCCAGGAGTAGCCCCAGTCGGCGGAACCCTTGCCGCGGATCGGCAGCAGCGCGTAGGCGATGCGGGGGCCGAGGTCGCGCGCCGGGTTGATGGCGTAGCCGGTGGGCCCGCCGAGCGAGGCGCCGATCCCGATGACGATGAACGCGACGGCCGCGTAGCCGAGCGCGTCGTTGCCGAAGCTGAAGGCACCGTCGTCGCCGGGGCCGGAACCGGGCGTCTGGATGATCCACAGCACCAGCACGAAGGTGCCGATGATCTCGGTGACGAGGTTCCACGGCGCGTTGCGCACGGTGGGGGCGGTGCTGAAGATCCCGAGGGTGCCGGCCGGGTCGTCGTGCGTGTCGAACTGCAGCTTGTAGGCCGCCCAGCACAGCGCGGCGCCCAGCGTGCCGCCGATGATCTGGGCGACGACGTAGACGGGCACCTGGCTCCACGGCACCTGGCCGTCGACGGCGAGGCCGAGCGTGACGGCGGGGTTGATGTGCGCCCCGGTGGGTTCGGCGATGCTGGCG includes:
- a CDS encoding MIP/aquaporin family protein; amino-acid sequence: MSLGEIFLWELMGTAVLTLMGCGVVANVTLRKALGNNGGWLLVNFGWGFAVFAGASIAEPTGAHINPAVTLGLAVDGQVPWSQVPVYVVAQIIGGTLGAALCWAAYKLQFDTHDDPAGTLGIFSTAPTVRNAPWNLVTEIIGTFVLVLWIIQTPGSGPGDDGAFSFGNDALGYAAVAFIVIGIGASLGGPTGYAINPARDLGPRIAYALLPIRGKGSADWGYSWVPVAGPIIGGVLAGAVALVLPAT
- the glpK gene encoding glycerol kinase GlpK, which gives rise to MASYVAAIDQGTTSTRCMIFDHGGRVVAVDQVEHRQIFPKAGWVEHDPEEIWSNTRQVCAGALAKADLVTSEIAAVGITNQRETTVVWDKTTGKPVYNAIVWQDTRTDAIVGELAEEGGQNRFHAKTGLTLSPYFSGTKIRWILDNVDGVRARAEKGELLFGNMDTWVLWNSTGGPDGGLHVTDPTNASRTLLMDLEKLEWDEDICRQIGVPTSMLPEIRSSSEVYGHFRERGVFGGLPIAGILGDQQAATFGQACLSPGEAKNTYGTGNFLLLNTGTEPVLSDNGLLTTVGYKIGSKDTVYCLEGSIAVTGSLVQWLRDNLGLIGSAPEIEQIARSVEDNGGAYFVPAFSGLFAPHWRSDARGAIVGLTRFVNRGHLARAVLEATAFQTREVIEAMNADSGVPLKSLKVDGGMVGNELLMQFQADILGVPVIRPVVSETTALGAAYAAGLAVGFWAGEDDIRSNWAKDKQWDPVMPEERRAHEYGQWQKAVTKTFDWA